A part of Synechococcus sp. KORDI-49 genomic DNA contains:
- the thrC gene encoding threonine synthase produces MQDWPGLIEAYRAWLPVSRSTPVITLREGATPLIPVPSVAERIGRGVTVHVKYDGLNPTGSFKDRGMTMAISKAKEAGCEAVICASTGNTSAAAAAYARRGGMRAFVLIPDGYVAQGKLAQALVYGAEVLAIRGNFDRALDIVREAAEKYPVTLVNSVNPYRLQGQKTAAFEIVDALGEAPDWLCIPMGNAGNITAYWMGFQEYQQAGHSRKLPRMMGFQASGSAPLVHGTTVKEPETLATAIRIGNPVNRDKAIAARQASNGAFLDVTDAEIIDAYKLLGGEEGIFCEPASAASVAGLLKRRDEVPTGANVVCVLTGNGLKDPDCAINNNDAAFHTDLDPDLATVADVMGF; encoded by the coding sequence ATGCAGGACTGGCCTGGGCTGATCGAGGCTTACCGGGCCTGGTTGCCGGTCAGCAGGTCGACACCGGTGATCACACTGCGGGAGGGCGCCACACCGCTGATTCCGGTGCCGTCCGTTGCCGAACGCATCGGCAGGGGTGTGACCGTCCATGTCAAGTACGACGGCCTGAATCCAACCGGCTCCTTCAAAGACCGCGGCATGACCATGGCCATCAGCAAGGCCAAGGAAGCCGGCTGTGAAGCCGTGATCTGCGCCAGCACCGGAAATACATCGGCGGCCGCAGCGGCCTATGCCCGTCGGGGAGGCATGCGCGCATTCGTCTTGATTCCTGACGGCTACGTCGCCCAGGGAAAGCTGGCCCAGGCTCTTGTGTACGGAGCAGAAGTACTGGCGATCCGCGGCAACTTCGACAGAGCCCTCGACATCGTTCGGGAAGCGGCGGAGAAGTACCCCGTGACCCTGGTGAATTCCGTCAATCCCTACCGGCTGCAGGGTCAGAAGACCGCTGCTTTCGAGATCGTCGATGCCCTCGGGGAAGCACCCGACTGGTTGTGCATCCCGATGGGTAATGCAGGGAACATCACCGCGTACTGGATGGGATTTCAGGAATACCAGCAGGCAGGCCACAGCCGGAAGCTGCCGAGAATGATGGGTTTTCAGGCCAGTGGATCAGCCCCTCTTGTGCATGGGACAACCGTGAAAGAGCCCGAAACACTCGCCACGGCGATCCGGATCGGAAATCCCGTGAACCGCGACAAGGCCATCGCAGCCCGTCAGGCGAGCAACGGGGCCTTTCTGGACGTCACCGATGCGGAAATCATTGATGCCTACAAGCTGCTGGGTGGAGAGGAAGGAATCTTCTGCGAACCGGCGAGCGCCGCTTCAGTGGCAGGTCTGCTGAAACGACGCGATGAAGTCCCGACAGGAGCCAATGTCGTCTGCGTTCTGACCGGCAACGGCCTCAAGGATCCCGACTGCGCGATCAACAACAACGACGCTGCCTTCCACACGGATCTGGATCCTGATCTGGCCACGGTTGCCGACGTGATGGGGTTCTGA
- a CDS encoding alpha/beta fold hydrolase, whose protein sequence is MAGLALTGVGTPASALERLVLRMPFLETSITINLGEAETVDQLLRSSPDLEDLRAASGDRLSNLLEGIFLAPLPPETRSFLEGSTGQPLLEQVLQSAVALVQLEGVEADTSGRMLTDALIRAERNGEATVLGLLREMPGETATIDISRVAFIASRLIRNTEQGRSLVKAAPVEPFNSSLQARLRGAWSRREIQVSVPHRQEPLRTLVLEPQRNSNGRLAVISHGLWDDPESFEGWGEVLASAGYTVLLPDHPGSDFEQQKAMLSGDRPPPDPEELTRRPRDVSALIDAVASGRILRNQSLNTDAVAAIGHSWGGTTVLQLAGADPTDRKMLSRCSDLEDPEGNMSWVLQCSWLSTIREAGAADPRVRAVVSVSPPLRLLFDPASSRSLSGKVLLISGTADWVVPSGPEAISPMRETKAARHGHRLVLYERANHFTPRSFRGDPQPAAIGALLLAWLNEQLDVSGSVTFSGGGWGDPEQRLVDVSDRL, encoded by the coding sequence ATGGCGGGACTTGCCCTGACGGGTGTCGGAACTCCTGCGTCCGCCCTCGAGCGGTTGGTTCTGCGGATGCCGTTCCTGGAAACCAGCATCACGATCAATCTGGGGGAAGCCGAGACGGTCGATCAACTGTTGCGGTCCAGTCCGGATCTTGAGGATCTGAGGGCTGCGAGCGGCGACAGGCTGTCCAACCTGCTGGAGGGGATTTTTCTTGCACCGCTTCCCCCTGAGACGCGTTCGTTTCTGGAGGGATCAACCGGTCAGCCACTGCTTGAGCAGGTCCTCCAGTCCGCCGTTGCTCTGGTGCAGCTCGAAGGGGTCGAGGCAGACACCTCCGGACGGATGCTCACCGATGCGCTGATCCGGGCGGAACGCAATGGGGAGGCGACTGTGCTCGGGCTGCTGCGTGAAATGCCAGGGGAAACGGCCACCATCGACATCTCGAGGGTCGCTTTCATCGCCTCCCGACTGATCCGTAACACGGAACAGGGTCGCAGTCTGGTGAAGGCCGCACCGGTCGAGCCGTTCAATTCTTCGTTGCAGGCCCGGCTGAGGGGCGCCTGGTCCCGTCGGGAGATACAGGTGTCGGTGCCCCATCGGCAGGAACCGCTGCGAACGCTGGTTCTGGAGCCGCAGCGGAATTCGAATGGACGCCTGGCTGTGATCTCCCACGGACTCTGGGATGATCCCGAATCGTTTGAAGGCTGGGGGGAGGTGCTTGCTTCGGCCGGTTACACCGTGCTTCTTCCCGATCATCCAGGCAGTGATTTCGAGCAGCAGAAGGCGATGCTGTCTGGGGACCGCCCCCCCCCGGATCCGGAGGAGTTGACCAGACGTCCCCGCGATGTCTCCGCTCTGATCGATGCCGTGGCTTCAGGTCGCATCCTGCGCAATCAGTCGCTCAACACCGACGCGGTGGCTGCGATCGGACATTCCTGGGGCGGCACCACGGTTCTTCAGCTTGCCGGTGCCGATCCAACCGATCGAAAGATGCTTTCCCGCTGCAGTGATCTGGAGGATCCAGAGGGGAACATGAGCTGGGTGCTGCAGTGCAGCTGGTTGTCCACCATCCGAGAGGCGGGAGCAGCCGATCCGCGTGTGCGTGCTGTGGTGTCCGTCAGTCCCCCGTTGCGTCTGCTGTTCGATCCCGCCAGTTCCAGGAGCCTCAGCGGAAAGGTGCTTCTGATCAGCGGCACCGCTGACTGGGTCGTTCCATCCGGTCCGGAGGCGATCTCGCCGATGCGAGAGACGAAGGCAGCACGCCATGGACATCGTCTGGTGCTGTACGAACGGGCCAATCACTTCACGCCCCGCAGTTTCAGGGGTGATCCGCAACCGGCGGCGATCGGTGCCCTTCTGCTCGCCTGGCTCAACGAGCAGCTCGATGTGTCCGGTTCCGTCACATTCTCCGGTGGTGGTTGGGGTGATCCGGAGCAGCGTCTGGTTGATGTCAGTGACCGTCTCTGA
- a CDS encoding AarF/ABC1/UbiB kinase family protein produces MAQELGDFIEAAGLLEYDPAAITRIYAGHPQRLIRRLWQTLVPIGLFLIGVGWDWLFRRLQDPRQARSRARECAALLVDLGPAFIKAGQALSTRPDIVPPVLLEELAQLQDQLPGFDSDLAMACIEEDLQAPIDELFLELEREPISAASLGQVHRGVLNNGERVAVKVQRPGLREQITLDLYIVRNIASWLNSNIGLIRSDLVALIDELGKRVFEEMDYLNEAANAEQFRELHSHNPRIAVPRIHQEATSRRVLTMEWIDGVKLTNLEAVRDMGVNPDDMVEVGVNCSLQQLLEHGFFHADPHPGNLLALEDGRLCYLDFGMMSEVSRESRTGLIQAVVHLVNRNFNKLSKDFVTLGFLAEDVNLEPIVPAFESVFSQAIEMGVNRMDFKSVTDDMSGVMYKFPFRVPPYYALIIRSLVTLEGIALSVDPDFKILGAAYPYFARRLMEDPDPQLRQSLKEMLFDGEIFRWTRLENLVSSAASQTDLDLDTLLDQLLDFLFSSKGGLLREQLVDATVQRLDDFGWLTMQRLGQRLPKRLQPPGMSANRSIQNDPLLQLEPIRQLIGVLQSLPGFSPDLLMKRLPRIINEPDARRMGLQVAQGLAERGVVRLVRVAAGVPA; encoded by the coding sequence ATGGCGCAGGAGCTCGGTGACTTCATCGAAGCCGCTGGACTGCTGGAGTACGACCCTGCGGCCATCACACGGATCTATGCAGGCCATCCACAACGGCTGATCCGACGCCTGTGGCAGACCCTGGTGCCGATCGGTCTTTTTCTGATCGGAGTGGGCTGGGACTGGTTGTTCCGACGCTTGCAGGACCCTCGGCAGGCCCGTTCCCGCGCCCGGGAGTGCGCAGCCCTGCTTGTGGATCTGGGACCGGCATTCATCAAGGCAGGACAAGCCCTGTCCACCCGACCGGACATCGTTCCACCCGTTCTGCTGGAGGAGCTCGCTCAACTGCAGGACCAACTGCCCGGCTTCGACAGTGATCTGGCCATGGCCTGCATCGAGGAGGACCTACAGGCTCCGATCGATGAACTGTTCCTGGAACTGGAACGGGAACCGATCTCGGCCGCATCCCTCGGACAGGTCCACAGAGGCGTTCTGAACAACGGAGAACGGGTCGCTGTGAAAGTTCAGCGCCCCGGCTTGCGCGAGCAGATCACACTCGATCTCTACATCGTCCGAAACATCGCCTCCTGGTTGAACAGCAACATCGGACTGATCCGGAGTGATCTGGTCGCCTTGATTGATGAGCTCGGCAAGCGGGTGTTTGAGGAAATGGATTACCTCAACGAAGCAGCGAATGCTGAACAGTTCCGTGAACTTCACAGCCACAACCCTCGCATCGCCGTTCCCCGGATTCATCAGGAGGCAACCAGCCGTCGCGTGCTGACCATGGAATGGATCGACGGAGTCAAGCTCACCAACCTCGAAGCCGTTCGCGACATGGGTGTCAACCCTGACGACATGGTCGAAGTTGGGGTGAACTGCAGTCTTCAGCAACTGCTGGAGCATGGTTTCTTCCATGCTGATCCCCATCCTGGAAACCTTCTGGCGCTCGAAGACGGACGACTCTGTTATCTGGACTTCGGGATGATGAGTGAAGTCAGTCGTGAATCAAGAACAGGCTTGATCCAAGCAGTGGTGCATCTTGTTAATAGGAATTTCAACAAACTTTCGAAAGATTTTGTTACCCTTGGATTTCTTGCTGAAGATGTCAATCTCGAGCCAATTGTACCCGCCTTTGAATCGGTTTTCAGTCAAGCAATAGAGATGGGTGTCAACAGAATGGATTTTAAAAGCGTGACAGACGATATGTCCGGTGTGATGTACAAATTCCCCTTCCGAGTTCCCCCCTATTACGCGCTGATCATCCGTTCACTCGTCACTCTTGAAGGGATCGCTCTGAGCGTGGACCCCGACTTCAAGATCCTCGGCGCCGCCTATCCCTACTTCGCTCGCAGGTTGATGGAAGATCCGGATCCTCAGCTGCGACAGAGCCTCAAGGAAATGCTCTTCGATGGAGAGATCTTCCGCTGGACACGCCTCGAAAACCTGGTCTCCAGTGCTGCCAGTCAGACCGACCTCGACCTGGACACACTCCTCGACCAACTTCTCGACTTCCTGTTCTCGTCGAAGGGTGGTCTGCTGCGAGAGCAGCTGGTGGATGCCACGGTGCAACGTCTTGACGACTTCGGGTGGCTCACGATGCAGCGCCTGGGCCAACGGCTGCCAAAACGTCTGCAGCCTCCTGGAATGTCGGCCAACAGGTCGATCCAGAACGATCCGTTGCTCCAGCTCGAACCGATCCGTCAACTGATCGGCGTTCTGCAATCTCTACCGGGGTTCAGCCCTGATCTGCTGATGAAACGCCTTCCCAGAATCATCAATGAGCCCGACGCACGCCGGATGGGCCTACAGGTGGCGCAGGGTCTGGCCGAACGGGGAGTTGTCCGCCTCGTGCGAGTCGCCGCTGGAGTTCCCGCTTAG
- a CDS encoding alpha/beta hydrolase has product MAAVDIALVSGGFRRSIPVKEVEHLAETGEAIGLLDDLLTISGQKPEDVAKLLNQKLELPLVLTSRLINTRIGDAIVRRVGKIIYPIYSPSPDVSVPAIRAGVINGLQEDGGLTAVNFLKSYPNEVMAVNLPALFAVIEKAQSIAGLVQFFSDSPLDGLKDGKP; this is encoded by the coding sequence ATGGCCGCAGTGGACATTGCTCTTGTTTCCGGAGGATTCCGACGCTCGATTCCCGTGAAGGAAGTCGAGCATCTTGCCGAAACCGGTGAAGCCATCGGTCTGCTGGACGATCTGCTGACGATCTCCGGACAGAAACCCGAGGACGTCGCGAAATTACTCAATCAGAAACTGGAGCTTCCACTTGTCTTGACCAGCCGGCTGATCAACACCCGGATCGGAGATGCCATCGTCCGTCGTGTCGGCAAGATCATTTATCCGATCTATTCGCCGTCTCCTGATGTCAGCGTCCCTGCCATCCGTGCCGGTGTGATCAATGGATTGCAGGAAGACGGCGGCCTGACAGCTGTCAATTTCCTGAAGTCGTATCCCAACGAGGTGATGGCTGTGAATCTTCCGGCACTGTTTGCAGTCATTGAGAAAGCACAGTCCATCGCTGGCCTCGTGCAGTTCTTCTCAGACTCACCGCTGGACGGTCTGAAGGATGGAAAACCCTGA
- the recN gene encoding DNA repair protein RecN, with protein sequence MLTGLQLRNIALIDSLELVFQAGFTVLTGETGAGKSILLDALDAVLGGAQGAAGLRLLRPGCDLSRIEASFEITEPVGRWLSREGLADDGQDELIVSREWRRQQPERVTSRSRLNGVAVNRQQLQDLRPLLIDLTVQGQTQQLSRSGQQRRWLDRLGGAGLAECFQEVRTAWQLWREAAASLLALEDKQEGLERDRAEQEQLLDQLEQACLEDPDEWDRLQREQDRLVHGVHLQQGLAEVFGRLRDGADQAPSLQDHFAAVNQELQAMSQMDASLIPLHDRALDLQTGVEDLLRSLDQYGVALESDPEQLDCIQERLEQLKRLQRRHGLDLAGLITRRDELREQLMEGGVSADLERWRQREQRCRLALDQANALLRAARLEAAESLQNSLLDLLPPMGLANVRFEVELLPIDPTEHGSDAVRFLFSANPGQPLAPLIEVASGGEMSRFLLALKTALAAVDGSSTLLFDEIDSGVSGRVSGAMAELLRSLARHRQVFCVTHQPLVAAGADHHFRVSKDVQDGITRSRVSHLRDTQQRQLELAELAGGDQARAYAASLLDQKSA encoded by the coding sequence GTGCTCACCGGTCTTCAGCTGCGGAACATCGCTCTGATCGACAGCCTCGAGCTTGTCTTTCAAGCCGGTTTCACTGTGCTCACAGGTGAAACGGGTGCCGGTAAATCGATTCTTCTCGATGCTCTCGATGCCGTTCTTGGTGGTGCTCAGGGCGCAGCAGGTCTGCGATTGCTGCGTCCAGGCTGTGATCTTTCCCGTATCGAAGCCAGTTTTGAAATCACCGAGCCGGTGGGTCGCTGGCTGAGCCGCGAAGGACTCGCTGACGATGGACAGGACGAACTGATCGTCAGCAGGGAATGGCGACGACAGCAGCCCGAGCGGGTCACCAGTCGATCACGCCTGAATGGCGTCGCGGTCAACCGGCAGCAGTTGCAGGATCTGCGGCCCTTGCTCATCGATCTCACCGTTCAGGGTCAGACACAGCAGCTGTCCCGGTCCGGTCAGCAGCGTCGTTGGCTTGATCGTCTCGGTGGGGCTGGTCTCGCCGAATGCTTTCAGGAGGTTCGTACGGCTTGGCAGCTCTGGCGTGAGGCTGCGGCTTCCCTGCTGGCCCTTGAAGACAAGCAGGAGGGCCTGGAACGGGATCGGGCCGAGCAGGAACAGCTGCTGGATCAGCTCGAGCAGGCCTGCCTGGAGGATCCGGATGAGTGGGACCGGCTGCAGCGCGAGCAGGATCGGCTGGTTCACGGGGTTCATCTTCAGCAGGGCCTGGCTGAGGTGTTCGGCCGTCTACGCGATGGAGCGGATCAGGCTCCGTCTCTCCAGGATCACTTCGCAGCGGTGAATCAGGAGCTGCAGGCCATGAGCCAGATGGATGCCTCGCTGATTCCCCTGCACGATCGGGCTCTCGATCTCCAGACAGGGGTCGAGGATCTTTTGCGGTCTCTGGATCAGTACGGGGTGGCTCTTGAGAGTGATCCTGAGCAGCTCGATTGCATTCAGGAGCGGCTCGAACAGCTCAAGCGGCTGCAGCGGCGTCATGGGCTGGATCTGGCTGGCCTGATCACCCGTCGGGATGAGCTGCGGGAGCAGCTCATGGAGGGGGGGGTGTCTGCCGATCTGGAGCGATGGCGTCAGAGGGAACAGCGGTGTCGATTGGCTCTTGATCAAGCCAATGCCTTGCTGCGTGCGGCGAGGCTGGAGGCTGCCGAGTCTCTGCAGAACTCGCTTCTTGATCTGCTGCCGCCCATGGGACTGGCGAATGTGCGCTTCGAAGTGGAACTCCTACCCATCGATCCCACGGAACACGGGTCGGATGCCGTGCGCTTTCTGTTCTCCGCCAATCCCGGACAGCCCCTCGCACCGCTGATAGAGGTGGCATCCGGAGGGGAGATGTCGCGGTTTCTGCTGGCACTGAAGACAGCTCTCGCCGCGGTGGATGGGTCCAGCACGTTGTTGTTTGATGAGATCGATTCCGGCGTGAGTGGCCGGGTCAGCGGTGCGATGGCGGAGCTGCTCCGTTCCCTGGCGCGGCATCGGCAGGTGTTCTGTGTGACCCATCAGCCCCTGGTTGCGGCAGGGGCTGATCACCATTTCCGCGTCAGCAAGGACGTGCAGGACGGCATCACCCGTTCACGGGTGTCCCACCTGCGGGACACTCAGCAGCGACAACTGGAACTCGCTGAGTTGGCCGGTGGTGATCAGGCCCGTGCCTATGCAGCCAGCCTGCTGGACCAGAAATCTGCCTGA
- the purT gene encoding formate-dependent phosphoribosylglycinamide formyltransferase → MSRFPRTVLLLGSGELGKEVAIAAQRLGCRVIACDRYADAPAMQVSDVAEVLTMTDADNLLKVVRRHRPDVVIPEIEALAVAALAELEQEGTTVIPTARATAVTMNRDRIRDLAAGELALRTARFAYASSAEELVQVSEPLGWPVVVKPVMSSSGKGQSVVSSADGLQEAWNAALSGARGTSTRVIVEEFLQFDLEITLLTVRQQNGDTLFCAPIGHEQKNGDYQCSWQPAELNDRQLQQAQAMARTVTDNLGGVGLFGVEFFLCGDEVIFSELSPRPHDTGLVTLISQNMSEFELHLRAVLNLPIPALRTADAAASRVILADQPLESVSYDGINEALREDDTQVLLFGKPDARAGRRMGVALARGEHLAEARSKADRAAGCVKVLPGVNS, encoded by the coding sequence ATGAGCCGATTCCCTCGCACCGTTCTGCTGCTTGGAAGCGGAGAGCTTGGGAAGGAGGTTGCGATCGCGGCCCAGCGACTCGGTTGTCGGGTGATCGCCTGCGACCGCTATGCCGATGCTCCGGCGATGCAGGTGTCGGATGTGGCCGAAGTGCTGACGATGACGGATGCGGACAATCTGCTGAAGGTGGTCCGCAGACATCGACCGGATGTGGTGATCCCGGAGATCGAAGCCCTGGCCGTGGCGGCCCTGGCTGAGCTGGAACAGGAGGGCACCACGGTGATCCCCACGGCCAGAGCCACCGCTGTGACGATGAACCGGGACAGAATCCGTGATCTCGCCGCTGGAGAACTGGCTTTGCGGACAGCGCGATTCGCCTACGCGTCCAGCGCCGAAGAGCTGGTGCAGGTCTCGGAGCCACTGGGCTGGCCCGTGGTCGTGAAGCCCGTGATGAGCTCCTCCGGGAAAGGTCAGAGCGTGGTGAGCAGCGCCGATGGGCTGCAGGAGGCGTGGAACGCGGCCCTCAGCGGTGCCCGGGGCACCTCGACCCGGGTGATCGTCGAGGAGTTCCTGCAGTTTGATCTGGAGATCACCCTGCTGACCGTGCGTCAGCAGAACGGAGACACGCTCTTCTGTGCACCGATCGGCCATGAACAGAAGAACGGGGACTATCAGTGCAGCTGGCAACCGGCTGAACTGAATGACCGACAGCTGCAGCAGGCCCAGGCCATGGCCCGCACCGTGACCGACAACCTCGGTGGAGTGGGGCTGTTCGGCGTCGAATTCTTTCTGTGCGGCGATGAAGTGATCTTCTCCGAACTGTCACCTCGACCCCACGACACCGGACTGGTGACTCTGATCAGCCAGAACATGAGTGAATTCGAGCTGCATCTGCGCGCTGTGCTGAATCTGCCGATCCCTGCCCTGAGAACGGCGGATGCCGCGGCCAGCCGCGTGATCCTTGCCGATCAACCGTTGGAATCCGTGAGTTACGACGGCATCAACGAAGCACTCCGGGAGGACGACACCCAGGTGTTGCTGTTCGGCAAACCGGATGCACGGGCCGGACGCCGGATGGGGGTGGCGCTGGCACGCGGGGAACATCTCGCCGAGGCTCGCAGCAAGGCTGATCGAGCCGCAGGCTGCGTGAAGGTGCTACCGGGAGTCAACAGCTGA
- the uvrA gene encoding excinuclease ABC subunit UvrA has translation MGRSAANNANRPAAVDLARTDQDDEIRVRGARQHNLKNVDVTIPRNKLVVFTGVSGSGKSSLAFDTIFAEGQRRYVESLSAYARQFLGQVDKPDVDAIEGLSPAISIDQKSTSHNPRSTVGTVTEIQDYLRLLFGRAGEPHCPKCGRSIRPQSIDEMVDHILLLPEGTRYQLLAPVVRGKKGTHTKLISGLAAEGFARVRIDGEVRELSDNIELDKNHSHNIEVVVDRLVAREGVQERLTDSLRTALKRGDGLALVEVVPKAGEEVPEGVDRERLYSENFACPVHGAVIEELSPRLFSFNSPYGACEACHGIGHLRKFTVERVIPDPSQPVYAAVAPWAEKDNTYYFSLLYSVGEAFGFEIKTPWNELTDEQRDVLLNGSREPILIQADSRYRKGKGAYTRPFEGILPILERQLRDASGEAQRQKLEKFLALVPCEACHGQRLRPEALAVKVGPFRIPELTAVSVAETLERIEQLMGVGIHEGSEPLLTPRQIQIGDLVLREIRLRLRFLLDVGLDYLSLDRPAMTLSGGEAQRIRLATQIGAGLTGVLYVLDEPSIGLHQRDNDRLLDTLRRLRDLGNTLVVVEHDEDTIRAADHVVDIGPGAGVHGGHIVAEGSLENLLSSEESLTGAYLSGRCSIPTPAERRTGGNRRLQLIDCNRNNLRNLTVEFPLGRLVAVTGVSGSGKSTLVNELLHPALENGLGLKVPFPSGLGELRGIKSIDKVIVIDQSPIGRTPRSNPATYTGAFDPIRQVFAATVEAKARGYQVGQFSFNVKGGRCEACRGQGVNVIEMNFLPDVYVQCDVCKGARFNRETLQVKYKGYTIADVLQMTVEQAAEVFEAIPQAADRLRTLVDVGLGYVKLGQPAPTLSGGEAQRVKLATELSRRATGKTLYLIDEPTTGLSFYDVHKLMEVMQRLVDKGNSIICIEHNLDVIRCSDWIIDLGPEGGDRGGELLVTGTPEEVAQHPTSHTGRYLRRVLDQHPAEIPSLAA, from the coding sequence ATGGGGCGATCTGCTGCCAACAACGCGAATCGCCCTGCTGCTGTGGACCTCGCCCGTACGGATCAGGACGATGAGATCCGGGTACGGGGGGCCAGACAGCACAACCTCAAAAACGTCGACGTCACGATCCCCCGCAACAAACTGGTGGTCTTCACCGGTGTAAGCGGCAGCGGCAAGAGTTCCCTGGCGTTCGACACGATCTTTGCGGAGGGTCAGCGCCGCTACGTCGAGAGTCTTTCCGCCTATGCCAGGCAGTTTCTCGGCCAGGTGGACAAGCCCGATGTCGACGCCATCGAGGGTCTGTCACCGGCCATCTCGATCGATCAGAAATCGACAAGTCACAACCCCCGTTCGACCGTCGGCACCGTCACCGAGATTCAGGACTATCTGCGGCTTCTGTTCGGGCGTGCCGGTGAACCCCACTGTCCCAAGTGCGGGCGTTCGATCCGGCCTCAGAGCATCGACGAGATGGTCGATCACATCCTGCTGCTGCCTGAGGGAACCCGATATCAATTGTTGGCACCGGTGGTCCGGGGCAAGAAGGGAACCCACACCAAGCTGATCAGCGGTCTGGCAGCGGAGGGGTTCGCACGGGTCCGGATCGATGGCGAGGTGCGTGAGCTGTCAGACAACATCGAGCTCGACAAGAACCACAGCCACAACATCGAGGTGGTGGTGGATCGTCTGGTGGCCAGGGAGGGTGTGCAGGAGAGGCTCACCGATTCCCTGCGCACTGCTCTGAAACGTGGTGATGGTCTCGCTCTTGTGGAAGTGGTTCCCAAGGCAGGAGAGGAGGTTCCGGAGGGCGTCGATCGCGAGCGTCTCTATTCCGAGAATTTCGCCTGTCCGGTGCACGGAGCGGTGATCGAGGAACTCTCACCTCGACTCTTCTCGTTCAACAGTCCTTACGGCGCCTGTGAGGCTTGTCATGGCATCGGCCACCTCCGCAAGTTCACGGTGGAACGGGTCATCCCCGATCCCAGCCAGCCGGTCTACGCGGCGGTTGCTCCCTGGGCTGAAAAGGACAACACCTATTACTTCTCGCTGCTCTATTCCGTCGGTGAAGCCTTCGGATTCGAGATCAAAACCCCTTGGAACGAGCTCACCGATGAGCAGAGGGATGTGCTGCTGAATGGCAGTCGTGAACCGATCCTGATCCAGGCCGACAGTCGTTACCGCAAGGGCAAGGGCGCGTACACGCGTCCGTTTGAGGGAATTCTTCCGATCCTGGAACGCCAGTTGCGCGATGCCAGCGGTGAGGCTCAGCGCCAGAAGCTGGAGAAGTTCCTGGCGCTGGTGCCATGTGAGGCCTGTCATGGGCAGCGGCTGAGGCCGGAAGCCCTGGCGGTGAAGGTGGGTCCCTTCCGGATTCCAGAGCTCACGGCCGTCAGCGTCGCTGAAACCCTGGAGAGGATCGAGCAGTTGATGGGCGTCGGGATCCATGAAGGTTCCGAGCCGCTGCTGACGCCGCGTCAGATCCAGATCGGCGATCTGGTGCTGCGGGAGATCCGTCTGCGGTTGCGCTTCCTTCTGGATGTGGGGCTTGATTACCTCAGCCTCGACCGTCCGGCGATGACGCTGTCAGGGGGAGAGGCTCAGCGCATCCGTCTCGCCACCCAGATCGGTGCGGGGCTCACCGGAGTGCTCTACGTCCTGGATGAGCCCAGCATCGGCCTGCATCAACGGGACAACGATCGGCTTCTGGACACGCTCAGGCGCCTTCGCGATCTCGGCAACACTCTGGTGGTCGTCGAGCACGACGAAGACACCATCCGGGCAGCGGATCATGTCGTGGACATCGGGCCCGGTGCCGGAGTGCATGGCGGCCACATCGTGGCGGAAGGCTCCCTGGAGAACCTTCTGTCCAGTGAAGAGTCCCTGACAGGTGCCTATCTCAGCGGACGCTGTTCCATTCCCACGCCTGCTGAACGCCGCACAGGTGGCAACCGTCGTCTGCAGCTGATCGACTGCAATCGCAACAACCTGCGCAATCTCACCGTTGAATTTCCGCTCGGTCGACTCGTGGCGGTGACCGGCGTCAGCGGAAGCGGCAAGAGCACCTTGGTGAACGAGCTGCTTCACCCAGCTCTGGAAAACGGCCTCGGACTGAAGGTGCCGTTCCCCAGCGGTCTGGGTGAGCTGCGTGGAATCAAGTCGATCGACAAGGTGATTGTCATCGATCAATCCCCGATCGGCCGTACGCCCCGTTCCAATCCGGCCACTTACACCGGTGCTTTCGATCCGATCCGCCAGGTCTTTGCCGCCACCGTTGAGGCCAAGGCGCGCGGTTATCAGGTCGGTCAGTTCAGCTTCAACGTCAAGGGCGGACGTTGTGAAGCCTGCCGCGGACAGGGCGTGAACGTGATCGAGATGAATTTCCTCCCCGATGTCTACGTGCAGTGCGATGTGTGCAAGGGAGCTCGGTTCAACCGTGAAACCCTGCAGGTGAAATACAAGGGCTACACCATTGCTGATGTCCTGCAGATGACGGTTGAGCAGGCTGCGGAGGTGTTCGAGGCGATTCCTCAGGCAGCGGACCGACTGCGGACGCTGGTGGACGTCGGCCTCGGTTACGTGAAGCTCGGACAGCCGGCCCCGACACTGTCCGGCGGTGAGGCGCAGCGAGTGAAGCTCGCCACCGAACTGTCCCGCAGGGCCACGGGTAAGACGCTCTATCTGATTGATGAGCCGACAACAGGCCTCAGCTTCTACGACGTCCACAAGTTGATGGAGGTGATGCAGCGTCTTGTCGACAAGGGCAATTCGATCATCTGCATCGAGCACAATCTCGATGTGATCCGTTGCAGCGACTGGATCATCGACCTTGGCCCCGAGGGTGGTGACCGTGGCGGGGAATTGCTGGTGACCGGCACACCGGAAGAGGTGGCCCAGCATCCGACCAGTCACACGGGGCGTTATCTGCGTCGTGTTCTCGATCAGCATCCAGCAGAGATTCCTTCTCTCGCCGCCTGA